The Chitinivibrionia bacterium genome has a window encoding:
- a CDS encoding dihydroorotase, with translation MRDLGQAKVYLRNEAFADDFVLQNGRVINPNGNIDQICDIVVSNGKIAAIGDLKNEFAQARKIDLSGCLVFPGMMDLHTNLREPGREDKETIKSGAEAAVAGGFCAVACMPNTDPICDAEQKVRYIVQRSENVSCRVYPVGAATKELAGEEIAPFYEMMSAGAKAFSDGTQSISRSDILKNVMNYAKLFDAPLFCNCQDKNFSKGVMNESKYSTIFGLRGIPAIGEDIDITRHLIIAEYTGCKIHITRVSSKGAIEKIREYKQKGVAVTAATAPHYLYYSDKDLATYDTNLKVSPPIRGEEDRDELIKALADGTIDAIVSDHAPHTSEEKNIEFDNASCGVAGLETLVGAIFTEIISKNRLTLMEFAQKMCINPYKIIGVNAPNIAVGEKADISVIAPNEKWTVESKNFFTKCGGNSAFLGKEFVGRPVLTVVDGRIVFEREFVK, from the coding sequence ATGCGAGATTTAGGACAAGCAAAAGTATATTTGCGAAACGAGGCGTTCGCCGACGATTTTGTACTCCAAAACGGGCGAGTGATAAACCCGAACGGAAACATCGACCAAATTTGCGATATTGTCGTGTCGAACGGAAAAATAGCCGCAATCGGCGACCTGAAAAACGAGTTTGCGCAAGCAAGAAAAATAGATTTGAGCGGTTGCCTCGTCTTTCCCGGAATGATGGATTTGCATACAAATCTGCGCGAACCGGGGCGCGAAGACAAAGAAACCATAAAATCGGGAGCGGAAGCGGCGGTTGCGGGCGGTTTTTGCGCCGTTGCCTGTATGCCCAACACTGACCCGATTTGCGATGCGGAGCAAAAAGTGCGCTACATAGTGCAGAGAAGCGAAAACGTAAGTTGTCGCGTTTATCCTGTCGGCGCGGCAACCAAAGAACTTGCAGGAGAAGAAATCGCCCCGTTTTATGAAATGATGTCCGCGGGCGCAAAGGCGTTTTCGGACGGAACGCAATCCATATCCAGAAGCGATATTCTAAAAAACGTTATGAATTACGCGAAATTATTTGACGCGCCGCTTTTTTGTAATTGCCAAGACAAGAATTTCAGCAAAGGCGTTATGAACGAAAGCAAATATTCGACGATTTTCGGACTTCGCGGTATTCCTGCAATAGGGGAGGACATCGACATTACGCGGCATCTGATAATAGCCGAATACACGGGGTGCAAAATACACATAACACGGGTTTCGTCGAAAGGCGCAATCGAAAAAATCCGCGAATACAAGCAAAAGGGCGTGGCTGTTACGGCGGCGACCGCTCCGCATTATTTGTATTACAGCGACAAAGATTTGGCGACTTACGATACAAACTTAAAAGTGAGCCCTCCAATCCGCGGCGAAGAAGACAGAGACGAGCTGATAAAAGCGCTTGCCGACGGAACAATAGACGCAATTGTAAGCGATCACGCGCCGCACACAAGCGAGGAAAAAAACATAGAGTTCGATAACGCAAGTTGCGGCGTAGCGGGTTTAGAGACATTGGTCGGCGCAATATTTACCGAAATTATCAGCAAAAATCGGCTTACTCTTATGGAATTTGCGCAAAAAATGTGCATAAATCCATATAAAATAATTGGAGTTAACGCTCCAAATATCGCCGTCGGAGAAAAAGCGGACATAAGCGTAATTGCGCCAAACGAAAAATGGACGGTAGAAAGCAAAAATTTCTTTACTAAATGCGGCGGAAATTCGGCGTTTTTAGGCAAAGAATTTGTCGGTCGCCCCGTTCTTACGGTGGTTGACGGAAGAATTGTTTTTGAAAGAGAGTTCGTTAAGTGA
- a CDS encoding U32 family peptidase, whose product MKTELLLPAGNLENLYTALLYGADAVYCGMPSLSLRAKAGLSQDELKQGIDFAHKIGKKVYLAMNLFAHNSQIKAIENAVETVNSLAPDGLIVADAGVFSILRKALPNKHITISTQANISNTAAVRFWKNAGANRIVLARECTYNDILEIREENKDIEIECFVHGAMCMGVSGRCLISNFLSNRGANQGECSQSCRWDYKVFLEEKTREGEFFEIYEEDGYSHILSSKDLCLMPVLDKYQQIGIDSFKIEGRHKNAFYIASVARAYRLAIDNAQCNYMEMLNSVKNRGYTLGFHNGSPSDLSTDYESTKSLGEYQFAGIVRSCDANYIILEVRNTLDLGDELEFLCPKSCENIKITLDKIIDAKSGKEIERASAGQGFCIKISDEKLKNIEPFSVAKIECTEKDVEKTLERNTQFGREIEVCEI is encoded by the coding sequence ATGAAAACCGAACTGCTTTTACCTGCTGGGAATTTGGAGAATTTATACACCGCGCTTCTTTACGGGGCTGACGCGGTTTATTGCGGAATGCCGTCGTTGTCGCTTCGGGCGAAAGCGGGATTGTCGCAGGACGAATTAAAGCAGGGGATTGACTTTGCGCACAAAATCGGCAAAAAAGTTTATTTGGCTATGAATTTATTCGCGCATAACAGCCAAATAAAAGCAATAGAAAATGCAGTGGAAACCGTAAATTCGCTTGCTCCCGACGGGCTTATTGTTGCCGATGCCGGCGTGTTTTCAATTCTGCGAAAAGCGCTTCCGAATAAGCATATTACCATTTCTACGCAAGCGAATATAAGCAATACCGCGGCAGTGCGGTTTTGGAAAAACGCGGGTGCAAATCGAATAGTTCTTGCAAGAGAATGCACGTATAACGACATCTTGGAAATCCGCGAAGAAAACAAAGACATCGAAATTGAATGCTTTGTCCACGGAGCAATGTGTATGGGCGTAAGCGGCAGGTGCTTGATAAGCAATTTTTTGAGTAATCGCGGGGCAAATCAAGGCGAATGTTCGCAAAGTTGCCGCTGGGACTACAAAGTTTTTTTGGAAGAAAAAACACGCGAAGGCGAATTTTTTGAGATTTACGAAGAAGACGGATATTCGCACATTCTCAGCAGTAAAGATTTGTGTTTAATGCCCGTTCTGGACAAATATCAGCAAATCGGTATTGATTCTTTTAAGATTGAGGGGCGGCACAAAAATGCGTTTTACATTGCAAGCGTTGCGCGGGCGTATCGTTTGGCGATTGATAACGCGCAGTGCAACTATATGGAAATGCTGAATTCCGTGAAAAATCGCGGCTATACACTCGGATTTCACAACGGCAGTCCGAGCGACTTATCGACCGACTACGAAAGCACAAAATCGCTCGGCGAATATCAATTTGCAGGAATTGTTCGCAGTTGCGATGCGAATTATATTATTTTAGAGGTGCGAAATACGCTGGATTTAGGTGATGAACTGGAATTTCTGTGCCCGAAAAGCTGCGAAAACATAAAAATTACGCTCGACAAAATCATTGACGCAAAGAGCGGAAAAGAAATAGAGCGAGCAAGCGCAGGGCAGGGTTTTTGCATTAAAATCAGCGATGAAAAATTGAAAAATATAGAGCCGTTCAGCGTTGCAAAAATTGAGTGTACGGAAAAAGACGTGGAAAAAACATTAGAAAGAAATACGCAATTCGGAAGGGAAATAGAGGTATGCGAGATTTAG
- a CDS encoding Fe-S-containing hydro-lyase produces the protein MPKINAILDKKTIKNLTVGEQILISGEIFTARDAAHKRFCDLIEKGEKLPINLENRIIFFAGPSPTPPNAIIGSIGPTTSGRMDAYSPVLIRKCGLAGMIGKGARSKEVVETMKECGAVYFAATGGAAALLAQTIVSCETVCYDDLGAEAVRKLVVKDFPVIVAIDANGNSLYERG, from the coding sequence TTGCCAAAAATAAACGCAATACTCGATAAAAAAACAATAAAAAACCTAACCGTAGGTGAGCAAATCTTAATTTCGGGCGAAATCTTTACCGCCCGCGACGCCGCGCATAAACGATTTTGCGACCTTATTGAAAAAGGCGAAAAACTTCCCATAAATCTCGAAAACAGGATAATCTTTTTTGCAGGACCGTCGCCCACTCCGCCAAACGCGATAATCGGCTCAATCGGTCCCACCACAAGCGGAAGAATGGACGCGTATTCGCCTGTCTTAATAAGAAAATGCGGACTTGCAGGAATGATTGGCAAGGGGGCTCGCTCAAAAGAAGTTGTTGAAACAATGAAAGAATGCGGCGCGGTGTATTTTGCGGCGACAGGCGGCGCGGCGGCGCTTTTGGCGCAAACTATTGTCTCTTGCGAAACCGTTTGTTATGACGACTTGGGAGCGGAGGCGGTGCGAAAACTTGTTGTTAAGGATTTTCCTGTAATTGTGGCGATAGATGCGAATGGGAATTCGCTTTATGAAAGAGGGTGA
- a CDS encoding DNA adenine methylase, producing the protein MNYIGSKYKLINFIKNAVNDVVGDDLSQNTLCDIFAGTGIVSRALKTKAKKVIANDVEYYSYVLNKNYIENHTDIPQKQKYIDELNSLPLIDNGFIYKNYCFGSGSERLYFSDYNGKKIDTIRGCIEMWRKNGKIDDNLYYFLLASLLESADKLANTASVYGAYLKHLKKTAQKEMLLEAAEFEINDNDHQVFNEDCNTLIQKIQGDILYLDPPYNERQYGANYHLLNTIAKYDEFVPNGKTGLRKYQKSAWCSRNKVVEEFDFLLKNAKFKYIFLSYNNEGLMSVETVRKTMQKYGKYELFATDYQRFKADKTENRNHKADKTEEYLHVLEKQ; encoded by the coding sequence ATGAACTACATCGGCTCAAAATATAAACTTATAAATTTCATAAAAAACGCCGTTAATGACGTTGTAGGTGATGATTTGTCTCAAAACACACTGTGTGATATTTTCGCAGGAACGGGAATTGTCTCAAGAGCGTTAAAAACAAAAGCAAAAAAAGTCATTGCTAATGACGTTGAGTATTACAGTTATGTGTTAAATAAAAATTACATAGAAAATCACACAGATATTCCACAAAAGCAGAAATATATTGATGAATTAAATTCTCTTCCTTTAATTGACAACGGTTTTATTTACAAAAACTATTGTTTTGGCAGTGGTTCGGAAAGGCTGTATTTTTCTGATTATAACGGAAAGAAAATCGATACTATTCGTGGATGCATAGAAATGTGGAGAAAAAACGGCAAAATTGACGATAATTTATATTATTTTCTTTTAGCAAGTTTGCTTGAAAGCGCGGACAAATTGGCAAATACAGCCTCTGTTTACGGCGCATATCTAAAACATCTCAAAAAAACGGCGCAAAAAGAAATGTTGCTTGAAGCAGCAGAATTTGAAATAAACGATAACGACCATCAAGTATTTAACGAAGATTGTAATACGCTTATACAAAAAATACAGGGAGATATTTTGTATTTGGATCCACCGTATAATGAACGTCAATACGGCGCAAATTATCACTTACTTAATACTATCGCAAAGTATGACGAATTTGTTCCGAACGGAAAAACAGGATTAAGAAAATACCAAAAATCCGCTTGGTGCAGTCGAAACAAAGTTGTTGAAGAATTTGATTTTTTGCTTAAAAATGCAAAGTTTAAATACATTTTTTTGAGTTATAACAACGAAGGCTTAATGTCTGTTGAAACGGTACGAAAAACAATGCAAAAATACGGGAAATACGAATTATTTGCAACTGATTATCAGCGATTCAAAGCCGACAAAACCGAAAATCGAAATCATAAAGCCGACAAAACCGAAGAATATCTACACGTTTTGGAGAAACAATGA
- a CDS encoding restriction endonuclease, whose amino-acid sequence MTKTELFLQLAKPDQRGESRWVHVEEFVGIYKDLQLGNGGSWCRASSSLAKKYIVDFDKGKTSGNSIDAVRLNGFNNKETFNQNINKEIKDFYKNKNCVMLGINGKSENTIIEIDHKDGRKNDSRVSNSGTQVLEDFQPLCKAANDIKRQICKQCKTSNKRWNAKNIEGNPYSFYVGDENYDEKLGCKGCYQYDPVEYRKTSVMKISKEASDFIMNKLYGNE is encoded by the coding sequence ATGACAAAGACGGAATTATTTTTACAACTTGCAAAACCTGATCAACGTGGAGAAAGTCGTTGGGTGCATGTAGAAGAATTTGTCGGAATATACAAAGATCTTCAGCTTGGCAACGGAGGAAGTTGGTGTAGAGCAAGTTCAAGTTTGGCAAAAAAATATATTGTTGATTTTGATAAAGGTAAAACATCGGGGAATTCTATTGATGCCGTAAGATTAAATGGGTTTAACAACAAAGAAACTTTTAATCAAAATATAAACAAGGAAATAAAAGATTTTTATAAAAACAAGAATTGTGTTATGCTGGGAATTAATGGCAAATCCGAGAATACAATAATAGAAATTGACCATAAAGACGGACGAAAAAACGACAGTAGAGTTTCAAATTCCGGAACACAGGTTTTGGAAGATTTTCAGCCGTTATGTAAAGCTGCAAATGATATAAAGCGGCAAATTTGCAAACAATGCAAAACTTCAAATAAGCGCTGGAATGCAAAAAACATAGAAGGAAATCCGTATTCTTTTTATGTCGGCGATGAGAATTACGACGAGAAATTAGGTTGTAAAGGCTGTTATCAGTATGATCCCGTTGAATATCGCAAAACAAGCGTAATGAAAATCAGTAAAGAAGCGTCTGATTTTATTATGAATAAATTATATGGAAATGAGTGA